The proteins below come from a single Desulfitobacterium metallireducens DSM 15288 genomic window:
- a CDS encoding polysaccharide deacetylase family protein gives MLIISKPRELNLVIRYLFLLMIVFSFGLSGCSRTASASSQAYHSEGSMETTQVSQNDLAGQSSKSGGTEENGNSPSENQSDSDTTESLSQQELVSDVPIFMAPPQPDPPQTPLRPFYELAGSPPMAPGLAMRTRIFSTEPAKVVYLTFDDGPSPNTPQILKILKDEGVHATFFVIGTQIQKYPDYLKQEFAEGNAIGNHTYSHKYEEIYNSPQSYLVNIKKNEALINNLVGIRPPIIRTPGGTQGHFSVSYYNTVDAAGYLVYDWNVSIDDAVAPLVPVDKLVQNVKRQVPGKDRVIMLMHDAQGKITTVEALPQIIQYLKQEGYTFGILSSKVAPILFPGGFKR, from the coding sequence ATGTTAATCATAAGTAAGCCAAGAGAGTTAAATCTCGTGATACGTTATTTGTTTTTGTTAATGATCGTTTTTTCCTTTGGCCTTTCAGGATGCAGTAGAACAGCCTCTGCTTCTTCCCAAGCCTATCATTCAGAAGGATCGATGGAGACAACCCAAGTCAGTCAAAACGATTTAGCTGGGCAATCATCGAAAAGTGGGGGGACAGAAGAGAACGGAAATTCCCCATCAGAAAATCAGAGTGACTCAGATACGACAGAGTCACTCTCTCAGCAGGAACTTGTTTCAGATGTACCCATTTTCATGGCACCGCCTCAGCCTGATCCTCCCCAAACTCCGCTTCGACCGTTTTACGAATTAGCAGGAAGTCCGCCGATGGCACCTGGCCTTGCTATGCGTACGCGGATCTTTAGTACCGAACCGGCGAAGGTTGTTTATCTAACTTTTGATGATGGCCCATCCCCCAATACTCCCCAAATCTTGAAAATTCTTAAGGACGAAGGGGTTCATGCTACTTTTTTTGTAATCGGAACGCAAATCCAGAAATATCCGGATTATTTAAAACAGGAATTCGCAGAAGGAAACGCGATTGGAAATCATACCTATTCTCATAAGTATGAAGAGATCTATAATAGCCCACAATCATACCTAGTTAACATTAAAAAGAACGAAGCTTTGATTAATAATTTAGTCGGAATCCGCCCTCCTATTATTCGGACTCCCGGTGGTACACAAGGACACTTTTCGGTAAGCTACTACAACACTGTAGATGCTGCTGGCTATCTTGTTTATGACTGGAATGTAAGTATTGACGACGCTGTTGCCCCTCTGGTTCCGGTAGATAAATTGGTTCAGAATGTAAAAAGACAAGTACCAGGGAAAGATCGAGTGATTATGCTCATGCATGATGCACAAGGTAAAATAACTACGGTTGAGGCTTTACCGCAAATCATCCAATATCTTAAGCAAGAGGGGTATACCTTCGGAATTTTGAGTTCCAAGGTAGCACCGATTCTTTTCCCTGGAGGGTTCAAACGTTAG
- a CDS encoding Cof-type HAD-IIB family hydrolase codes for MPLNENIRLIAMDMDDTLLREDWTISERTVQAIRQAQGKGVYVTIATGRMPASVRPYAQQLELDVPVITYNGAMVQEALSEKVLYRKVIPIETAQNIINWLLLKEVHFQVYLKDQVFVEEMNEWSRSYERATRVPIIETNLQERLALEKEGVEKILLFGEPEILKGWDDKFNLQYEGKIRTTKSKPNFLELIHSEVSKGVALSSLAKRLGVKQEEVLAVGDSLNDLEMIQYAGMGVAMGNARQEVKEVANVVTSTNQEDGVAKAIERYVLKRASE; via the coding sequence TTGCCATTGAACGAAAATATTCGCTTAATAGCGATGGATATGGATGATACCCTACTTAGGGAAGATTGGACGATTTCTGAACGGACAGTTCAGGCGATTCGGCAGGCTCAGGGGAAAGGCGTTTATGTTACGATTGCTACAGGAAGAATGCCTGCTTCGGTACGCCCATATGCTCAACAATTAGAGCTAGATGTGCCTGTGATTACGTATAATGGCGCAATGGTTCAGGAAGCGCTAAGTGAAAAAGTACTTTATCGAAAAGTGATACCGATTGAAACGGCTCAGAATATTATCAATTGGCTTTTACTAAAAGAGGTTCATTTTCAGGTTTATCTTAAAGACCAGGTTTTTGTCGAAGAAATGAATGAGTGGTCCAGGAGCTATGAACGCGCAACTCGGGTTCCTATTATAGAAACGAATCTACAGGAACGTTTGGCCCTTGAAAAAGAGGGCGTTGAGAAAATTCTTCTTTTTGGAGAACCTGAGATATTAAAAGGTTGGGATGACAAATTTAATCTCCAGTATGAGGGAAAAATACGAACCACTAAATCAAAACCTAATTTTTTAGAACTTATTCATTCTGAAGTCAGTAAGGGGGTCGCTTTATCCTCCTTAGCGAAGCGCCTGGGGGTTAAACAAGAGGAGGTTCTGGCTGTAGGTGACAGCTTGAATGACCTAGAAATGATTCAATATGCGGGTATGGGTGTGGCCATGGGAAATGCGCGTCAAGAGGTGAAAGAGGTGGCTAATGTTGTGACATCAACGAATCAAGAAGACGGAGTGGCCAAAGCCATCGAAAGATATGTTCTCAAGCGAGCGAGTGAGTAA